The Microbacterium natoriense genomic interval CTCCGAGGAACCCGTTCAGATCGACGACCTCGCGCTCGCCCATCTGAAGGTGGTCATCGCCGCGAAGCTGCGTCGAAACGAGAGCTTCACGCTGTCATGGCGCCATCCCGACGGCGAGAGGGCCGGTCGATCGACGATCTGGCTGCATCCCTCGATCCCGTTGCGCTTCGTGTTCGACGAGCCGACGCCGCCGCCTCTGCAGCAGGAGCGGATCACTGCGATGGCCGACTCCGCGAACTCGACCGGCGGCATCATGATCGCAGCCGCCGACCTGCTCGCCGACGAGACGACGGCCACTCGGGGGAACTGAAGTCAACCCCCTCGGCCAGGCATCCGTTCCCCTCTAAGCTCGGCACTCCGACACGAGGAGGCCGCGTTCCATGGACGAACGACACATCGACGATCGCCCCGATGAGGGGTACACCCCCACGACCACGCACGCCGAACGAGGCGCGGGTTCTCCGCGCCTGCGCATCACGCGCGATGACGAGCGCACCGAGTTCGCGTTGGACGCGGACGTCGTGCGCATCGGCTCGGCCGCGGGCAACGAACTGCAGCTCGCCGACACCGATCCGGTGCACGCGACCATCACGCACGACGATCGCGACGAGTACGTCCTCGAACTCCACGGCGAGGGCGAGATGAACGCGAGCGCCGGTGTCGCGGCGACCCACGGAGGCGACCGCACCGAGACGCTGCGCACGGGAGCGCGATTCACGACGGGCCCGTGGACCCTCGTCTTCGCCCGCGAGGAGTTCGCGGATCACGGTCGCCCGTTCGGGGGTCGGCTGGGCGGCGAGTACTCGGATCAGCCCGTGCAGCCTCCTCGCCCCGAGTACGCAGGCGATGAGCGCGTGCCCGCCGAGGCGGGCACCGATGAGACCGCGACCACCGCGACAGGCACGGACGCAGCCCGTCAGTCGGATTCCAGAGCTGACACGTGATGCGGCACCCCCACCGGCTTCGACTCCGCTGAGCCGCGCTGGCGAAGGTAGATCGAGAACGCCACCATCGTCCCGACCGCGAGGAACTCCGACTGCCAGTTCTGCAGGGTGCGGTCCCAGAAGTCCGCCGAGACCACGTAGTCGAGCCAGGTGATCGCGGGCGCGCCATGCATCGAGTTCTCCTCGTTCATCACGACGACGCCACCGAGCGACTGTGCGAGCCACGAGAGGACGAACACGGCGCCCATCACGATCAGCAGGGAGTTGCCGTACACGACCGTGCGCCAGCCGCCGAGGCGCGCCCAGCGAGGGGAGTCTCCGCGGGCGTGCGCGCCGATCCGCTGATCCTCGTCGCTTCCCGGCCCCCCGTCCCCGGGTTTCTTCGACTCGGGCGAGCCGCGCTGCACGAGCCAGACCGTCGCCGCGATGAACAGGAAGAACTGCAGGAACTCGGACTGCCAGTTCTCTGCGACGTCGACCAGGAAGCCCGACGACGTCACGAACTCGCCGAAGCCGATCGTGGCCATGCCGTGGTCTGCGAGTTCGGAGTTGTTGCGGAAGAAGCCGGCGATGGACTGCCCGACCAGCGCCAGCACGAACAGCGCGAGGAAGAACAGGCTCAGTCCGTTGTCGCGGATCGCTCTGCGCATGCTCACCTCCCGCTCAGCGGCACGAGGATCATGGCGGCGAGCCCCGCGACGATGATCGTCATCCAGCTCCAGAACGTCCACCGCATCCCCGCGGTCTCCTCTTCTCCGGGCATCGAAGCCCTCCCTTCCCTGTGCCGGCATCCTGATCGCGCTCGTGACGGCGCGCCAGGGGCTTGACGGGCGCTCCTCCGGTTTGTCAATCCCCCTCCAGAGGCTTCCGGGTGCGCCTATCGTCGCCGACACGGAACGTTGACACGACACGAGAAGGAAGACCGATGACTACCGCAGCCGAGATCATGACGCCCAGCCCTCGTTGCATCGGAGTGAACGATTCGCTCCGCATCGCCGCATCCGTGATGGCCGACCTCGATGTCGGCGCCCTGCCGATCTGCGGCGAGGACAGCAAGCTCAAGGGCATGCTCACCGACCGCGACATCGTGGTGCGCGGCATCGCGATGGGGATGGACCCGGAGACGACAGCAGCCGGCGCGCTGGCGCAGGGCAAGCCCGTGACCGTCGCCGCCGATGACGACGTGCGGGTCGCGCTCGACCTGATGCAGGAGCACCAGGTGCGGCGGCTGCCGGTGATCCAGGATCGTCTTCTCGTGGGCATCGTCAGCCAGGCGGACATCGCCCTCTCGCTCTCTGCCGCGACCACGGGCAAGACCGTCGAGAGCATCTCCCGCTGAGCACCGCGATGGACGAGGTGCGCCGCCTTAGTGAGATCGCCCGGGAACGGGGCCTGCGAGTCTGCGTGGTCGAGTCGCTCACGTCGGGTCGGCTGGCCGCCACCGTGGGCGCGGGCGAGGATGCGTCCTCGTGGTTCGCGGGCGGCATCGTCGCCTATCTCACCGAGGTGAAGGAGCGGCTGCTCGGGCTGACGCCGGGCACGGATCCCTGCTCCGCCGCATGCGCGCAGCAGATCGCGGAGGGCGGGCTGGCTCTTTTCGATGCGGATGTCTGCGTCTCGACGACGGGTGTCGGCGGGCCGGGTCCCGAGGGCGGTCACCCGCCTGGCGAGGTTCACCTCGGCTGGGCGACTCCGCTCGGCACCGGCCACCGGGCGCTGAGCCTGACGGGCGAACCCGAGCAGGTCATCGACGAGGCGTCGGACGCCGCGCTGCGGCTGCTCCTCTTCCATGCGGAGGCGGTGCGGCCTGCAGGCCCGCTTCGAGCACCTGCGGGGCTTCAGCCCGGCACGAGTCCGATCCGCAGCGGAGCGTCCGGTGCGGATGCCGCAGCGAGCGCGTCATCGAGCTCGCTCAGCGGTCGCACTTCGCCGACCGCTTCGGCGAAGGGGTAGGCACGGCCCCGACCCGACAGGAAGGCGATCGCCTCGGCCAACTCCGATCCGGTGCAGCCTTCCACACCGCAGATCGTGACGAGTCGTCGAGTGATGCTCTCGAGGTGGACCGGAACAGGCTCGGCGGAGAGGGCGCTCCCTGCCAGCACGACCATGCCGCCGACCGCCACCCCCTCGATCGCTTCGGCCACGGCGCAACCCGATGTCTCGACGACGATGTCGGGATCGCGGGAGATACTGCTGGCGCCGAACCTGGCCGCGAGGGCCCGCCGGGCGGGATTCGGGTCGACCACTTCGACCGATGCTCCGAGCTCCGCCGCGATGGCCGCGGCGGAGAGGCCGACGAGCCCGGCACCATGGATCCGCACCGCAGCGCCGTCGAGGTCGCCTCGTGCCCGGGCGAGCGCCGCCCAGGCCGTCGAGGTCGCGCACGCGGCGGGTGCGAGGACGGATGCGGGCAGGGTCTCGGGCACCCGCACGATGGATGTGCCCGATCGCAGCTGCACGTGACTTCCGAACGCGCCGGTGAGGTCGCCGTGCCCGCCGATGCGATCGTGTCCGTATCGGCCGAGTGTCCGGCACTTCTGCGGGAGCCCTGCGGCGCATCGATCGCATGATCCGCACGAGATCGTGACGGACCACACCACTCGGTCCCCGATCCGCAGCGCAGTGCCGGAGACGTCGAGTGCACCGGCATCGCCGATCGCGATCACGCGCCCGACGCTCTCGTGGCCGAGCACGAGCGGCACGGGCGTCGCGCGGCGCCCGTGCACCGTGTCGACGTCCGCGTCGCAGATCGTCGACATCTCGACCGCGACGAGGACGTCGCGGTCGCCGAGCGCGACTCCAGGGACCGCGATCATCTCGTGACGATGACCCTCCCCGATCCAGACCATCGCAGT includes:
- a CDS encoding alcohol dehydrogenase catalytic domain-containing protein, which gives rise to MGTLLVRPPGHRRDVALRPAATAMVWIGEGHRHEMIAVPGVALGDRDVLVAVEMSTICDADVDTVHGRRATPVPLVLGHESVGRVIAIGDAGALDVSGTALRIGDRVVWSVTISCGSCDRCAAGLPQKCRTLGRYGHDRIGGHGDLTGAFGSHVQLRSGTSIVRVPETLPASVLAPAACATSTAWAALARARGDLDGAAVRIHGAGLVGLSAAAIAAELGASVEVVDPNPARRALAARFGASSISRDPDIVVETSGCAVAEAIEGVAVGGMVVLAGSALSAEPVPVHLESITRRLVTICGVEGCTGSELAEAIAFLSGRGRAYPFAEAVGEVRPLSELDDALAAASAPDAPLRIGLVPG
- a CDS encoding CBS domain-containing protein, translating into MTTAAEIMTPSPRCIGVNDSLRIAASVMADLDVGALPICGEDSKLKGMLTDRDIVVRGIAMGMDPETTAAGALAQGKPVTVAADDDVRVALDLMQEHQVRRLPVIQDRLLVGIVSQADIALSLSAATTGKTVESISR
- a CDS encoding CinA family protein yields the protein MDEVRRLSEIARERGLRVCVVESLTSGRLAATVGAGEDASSWFAGGIVAYLTEVKERLLGLTPGTDPCSAACAQQIAEGGLALFDADVCVSTTGVGGPGPEGGHPPGEVHLGWATPLGTGHRALSLTGEPEQVIDEASDAALRLLLFHAEAVRPAGPLRAPAGLQPGTSPIRSGASGADAAASASSSSLSGRTSPTASAKG
- a CDS encoding FHA domain-containing protein, giving the protein MDERHIDDRPDEGYTPTTTHAERGAGSPRLRITRDDERTEFALDADVVRIGSAAGNELQLADTDPVHATITHDDRDEYVLELHGEGEMNASAGVAATHGGDRTETLRTGARFTTGPWTLVFAREEFADHGRPFGGRLGGEYSDQPVQPPRPEYAGDERVPAEAGTDETATTATGTDAARQSDSRADT
- a CDS encoding DUF6766 family protein, encoding MRRAIRDNGLSLFFLALFVLALVGQSIAGFFRNNSELADHGMATIGFGEFVTSSGFLVDVAENWQSEFLQFFLFIAATVWLVQRGSPESKKPGDGGPGSDEDQRIGAHARGDSPRWARLGGWRTVVYGNSLLIVMGAVFVLSWLAQSLGGVVVMNEENSMHGAPAITWLDYVVSADFWDRTLQNWQSEFLAVGTMVAFSIYLRQRGSAESKPVGVPHHVSALESD
- a CDS encoding DUF7882 family protein; this translates as MGLLYYDDSEEPVQIDDLALAHLKVVIAAKLRRNESFTLSWRHPDGERAGRSTIWLHPSIPLRFVFDEPTPPPLQQERITAMADSANSTGGIMIAAADLLADETTATRGN